AAGCCTCAAGCCTTGAACTTGGATATAAGTGATCAAGGACAGGTGGTACCTCAGGGTGAAttgaataagcaaacaaacaatttGAGCCTCAATTATTTCTATCAAACACTAAAATACAGTAACCAGCGCACATCGAAACATAATGACCAGCATAAAGGAAACAAGATACCAAACATATAGTAGGAGCCAGTGGAAACAACCAACAACAGAAGCAGAACAATTAAGTATTAAGAGAATCAATAGACACAtattataacattattttattaaaaaaaataaaagactatttaaaaacatataatcaCAGAACCAAAAGTAATGACTTAGCATTATACAAAACAACCACATGGAATACTATAAGTGAATAATTCACCATGCCAGCATATGTACCAGGTTTTTCTCTCTGGTGAGCATAATCCTCACAGGTGTTCACAGAAGATCCCAAGAGAGACCTGGCAGAGGAGCCATCTTCCTTGAAAAGCCTCATGATCATAATTAAGACCATTATATCTCATAATGCTTCCAGATATAGTTTCAGGGTCCGTACATGCACTGTGTCAAGTTAGCAGAATCACTCCACTCAGAGAAGCATAAAAGCATACAGAATATGTTTCATTTATTGTCCTCCCAGTCCAGATGTATTTTACAattaaagaatcttttttttaaacaaaacattgTTGCATGTATGGCATGCACAGATGGCACTGAATTTTTCTCTCAAGATttatgtggaaaacagtatggagtttcctgaaaaacctaaaaatagaaatacaatatGATCTAGTAATTCCACTGCTGAGTATATatctaaggaaaacaaaaatactactttgaaaagatatagacaccctaatgttcatagaagcattatttacaatagccaagatatggaagcaacctaagtactcatgaaaaaatgaaaaaagaagatgtGGGATATGTATACACAgcagaatattactcatccataaaaaggaatgaaatttgccacttgcagcaatgtAGATGGACATAGAGAATATTATATTTAGttaaataagtcaaacagagaaagacctATActctatgttatcacttatatgtgaaacaaatcaagTGAAAGTATatagcaaaacaggaacacacaGATATAGATAATGAACTggtggttatcagtggggagaagggagggaggagtggAAAGAGAGGGGTATGGAAAGAGACacacactattatgtataaaatgaataagcaataataatataacgtacaggcttccctggtggctcagatggtaaagaatctgcctgcaatacagaagacccaggtttgatccctggctcaggaagatcccctggaaagggaatggctacccactccagtatttttgctgggagaatttcatggacagaggagcctggtgagctacggtccatgggaggGAGGAGTGGAGAGATAGGGGTATGGAAtagagacacaaactactatgtataaaatgaataagcatCAAGAATATATTGTACTGAACAGAGAAATATAGCCATTGTTTTGCAATAACTTTAACTGGAGTATGagttataaaaatactgaatgccTCAAATGAATATAATACTctaaatcaactaaactccaattaagaaataaattttaaaaactgaaaatcccAAGTCCTCCCTATGACAAATGGGAAAGTGAAATGAGATCAAACCCACAAAGAGATATTATCTTACATCTGTTAGGGTGGCTGTCAAGAAGATAAGAGATAATAAGTGTTGTAGGAATATAGAGATAAGGAAATATTTGTACACTGTTGTGGCAATGTAAACCAGTTTAGCCACTATGGACAAAAGTATGGcgatttttcaaaaaatcaataatagaaCTACAATGTAATCCATTAATTCCACCTCTGGTTATACATAtctaaaggagagaaaaacaggacTTCAAAGAAATACCTACATTCCCACTCTTATTGCAATATTATTCTACAGTAGATATGAAAACAAAGTGCcagtcaacagatgaatggataaagaagttgtgataaaTCTGTATaccacaatggaatatcattcagccttgagaaagaagaaaatcctgctatttgtaacaacatgaatacaacttgagggcattatgctaagtgaaataagtcagacaggaaaagaacaaaactatACAGActatgacttcccaggtggcacagtggtaaagaatccacttgccaatatagtaaatgcagaaaatgtgggtctgatccctgggtgaggaagatcctctagagtaggaaatgacaaccctctctaatattcttttttttttctcttaaaaattttatttaactggaggctaataactttacaatattgtagtgatttttgccatacattgaaatgaatcagccatggtgtacatgtgtcccccatcctgaacccctctcccacctccctccccatccaattCCTCAGaggacaacccactctagtattcttgcctggaaaattccatggacagaggagactggtgggccacagtccatgggatcacaaagagctggacacaagtgagcaactgaatagGCATGCACTCATACAGACTAtgctatcatttatatgtggaatctaaaaaagccaaactggTAAAAACAGACTAGAATGGTGATAACCAAAGGCTAGAAAATAGGATAACTGGAGATATGTTGTTCAAAGATACAAATTAGAACAGGTAGATAGTACTAAGTCCTGCAGAGCTAATGCACAGTACAATATTGATTGTTAACAATTCTGCATTACaaacttcaaagttgctaagacTCTAGATCTTAGGTTTTCCTaccacagaaaataaatgataattatgtgaggtgatagaGGTTTTAGCTATGCTCGGGTAGAAATCACATTGCAATATGTAAATGCAGTAAATCAATGCATTGTACACATAGAATATATGGCCTTATATGCCAATTAtattacaacaaaaataaagtaaataataaaattgcaAAAAGACCTAAAATATTTAAGGGAAGAAATAAGTCTTCATTTGCAAATGAccctagaaaaaattttaaatatttaacaaagcaGCAGTATTTAAaaggtcaatatacaaaaattaacagtCTAGTAGGActaaaaaagttgaaaattaaggtaaattaaaattcaaaattagtgTTTACAATAACATCAAATATTAAGATGTCATTTCTCCCTTAAAATTATCTATAGATTCATTGCACaggcaataaaaatgttaatttctttgcagaaattgataaacattataaaatttaattggaAAAGAAATGGACTTGGAGTTGTCAAAGTATATTGGAAAAGGAAAACGAATTTGGATGCAAAGTAACAGCTTAGGTTTGATTACCTTGCTCAAGTCTTCTAGATCAGTAACAGTGCTCAAGTCTTTGGACTGACTGTGGCTTATAGTGTAGGTCAAGTGCATGGAGGACTCAAATCCATATGTCTCCAGAACAAACTATTGGATCTCTCTAACACTCAacattctcatctgtaaactgaagTATTTATAATACCAGCATCATGAGATTGCTATGAAAATCAAATGTGAAGCATTGTGGGTTTGGACCCAGACTTTCTACAATCAAAGACTAGTCTCACAACTTCCTAGCTGCATGACTTGGGGCATTCTACTCTGTACAtgattcatttgtaaaataaaagtagTAACTACTACTTCAAATGATTTTTATGAGGAACAAACCAGCTAATATACATAATATGCTTAGAACAGGGTTGGCACATATAAAGTGCAAGTTATTATTGTTTGCTACAAAAATTAAAGGTGCAAAGGCATCTATGGGTGTTAATAACAGTGATAAATATTGCTGTCATTGTTGTTGACTTCAAGGCATCTCCCATTTGGTgtacaaatatataaaagtgaGAGAAGTATGACTTTAACTGAAATAATCAGTTAAGCTATATTTGGTAGGTCCTAAGTGTGATATtggtaaacaaaaatttttataggTCACCTGAAATGTTAAGAATGGATCCTAAGAATATATTCTGGCCATTGCCTTTCTCAGGGCCTCCTTTACATCTCTGTTCCTCAGACTGTAGATGAGGGGGTTCAACATGGGGATCACCACTGTGTAGAACACAGACAGCACTTTGTTCTGGCCAATTGAGTAGCTGGATTTGGGCATCACATAAATGAAGGTAATCGTTCCATAGTAGAGAGTGACTGCAGTGAGGTGAGAGgtgcaggtggagaaggccttgTGTCTCCCTTCAGTGGAGCGCATCTTCAGGATGGTGTTGAGGATGCAGATGTAAGAGAGAGTTATGACAGACACTGTTAATGCAAGGATAGATCCAGAGGAGATGGAAGGGATAATTTCAATAGTGGAGACATCTGAGCAGGAAAGTTTCAACAGAGGGGagaaatcacagaaaaagtgatCTATCTGATTTGGTCCACAGAAAGACAGAGTCAATAAACAACTACCAAATGTCCAAGCATTGACACACCCACCCACATAGGAAACTCCCACCAAGAGGACACAGACTCTGGGGGATATACGGATGGAATAGAAAAGAGGCAAGCAGATGGCCACATAACGATCATAGGCCATGACAGCCAGTAGGAAGCAATCAGTTGACCCAAACATTACCATAGAACAGAGCTGGGCTTCACAGACAGCAACTGGGAGGGCTAGTCTATGTCTAAGAAATCCTATAATCATCACAGGTGTGACAGATGTAGAACAACCGATGTCAACAAAAGCCAAATGGCCAAGGAAAAGGTACATAGGGGAGTGAAGTTGGGAACAACttgctattaaaataattatggtGATATTGCCCACTAAAATGACAACATATATGCCTAGAAATAGCACAAAGAAGATGACACAAAGTGTAGGATCCTCTGTTAACCCCAAAAGGATGAACTTCATCACACTGGTGTGGTTTCCAACTTCCATGTCCTCTGGGAATTGTTCCTGTTGAGGGAAAtgtgaatattcatttttttaatgcactCATTCTACACATTATCAGTTTTGTTTGCCTATTCCACAGACTCATTCACAGTGATTTCCTCTTCTGCACTGCCTGTAAACATAGTCTTTacaggatttgtgtgtgtgtgtttcctcttTGCATAAAAGGAGAAGGGTTCAACCTCACTTTCCAGGATCTcaattatgttctttttttttattaattattttaaaacacctcTCCAAGCTTGACTCCTACAAGGATCTCTCTCCCAAATTCCAGATCTATAGTTTCAGTTGTTCTTTAGAAGTATCCAGTTGGAAATCCAATTGATACCTAAAACTCAGCCTCCTCCACACCAAACTCATCCTTCTTTGGACCACTCTTCCTATGTTTTATGTCTGTAGAATGACACCACAATCTACCCaatctttccttctgtctctctttgtACCACATCTAATAAAATCCTATGGATTCTATCTATAATTTAGTTCCCAATTTTATTTACTGATCCTCACAATTTCACTGCTAGTCTCCCTACTTTAGTTGAGACCCTGAAATGTAAACAGTTGCCATTATTTATACTAGATtgtgaattttgttgttgtttgcatGTTCAAATTGCACTATCCCCAGTTTATACACATTCTCCTCATCAACAGTGTGTATTTTATCTCAGTATCACAAGTAACTAGTGCTTGGGAACAAAATGTCCTGAAGAAAgacttgttaaataaatgaatgtatgatTAGTATAGTGAATGTGCTCTAGGACACCAGAGAAGAATAAAGTTTACCTGTCCAGAGAAACCAGGTCTTGTGGATAAGGTCTTATAGAGATAACAGTCAAGATATTGCTTGTACACTGAAAGTCTGTAATAATGGTGTAAGTCAAGTAATGGCTTGtgtgtttctaaataaaaattatgtaaccATGTAGGtgaaaaaaacttgaaaattcaaaagaaacagaGCTTTCAAATATAGCTACTGTCACACAAGTCAATTATTATAAATTTGGTAATTTATTTCCAGGCATTTTCCCCTTTGGATGCATTTTAATTGAGCTTTTATAACATTGTAGataaacgttttttttttttcttttttttttctccatttatttttattagttggaggctaattactttacaacattgcagtggtttttgtcatacattgaaatgaattagccatggatttacatgtattccccatcccagtcccccctcccatctccctctccaccccatccctctgggtcttcccagtgcaccaggcccgagcacttgtctcatgcatccaacctgggctggtgatctgtttcaccctagatatacatgtttcgatgctgttctcttgaaacatcccaccctcgccttctcccacagagtccacataCTGCTATTTTTACTTGGCATTTCAATATAAAATCTGATCACATTATTATTCCTCAAACATAATTTTTGAGATGATAGTGCATTAAGTAACTAGACCTTAATTTAATTAATCATCCACTAAATTTGGACATGTAACTGTTTACAAATTTTTTACTATCAGAACTAGTAATCTTACAAATTAGATATAGAATTGGGAGGACAGCATTACAAactatgataaaattttaaaaataatcccatTCCTAGACATTTTTCTTAATCCATAATTCAAAGGAAATATACACTGCCCGTTAAGATAAGTGCATCCCCATGATTTGTAATAAACCAACGTCCTAAATTGTGTTCACTGTTTTGTTGAGTATTTGGTTGCATTTTCATTAAAGAGCTTAGTACCCTATTCATGTTTTGTTGTTATATTGTGACAAAGGCTAAGTTCCTATGTCTtaaagcagtcctgagaaagagGAGTTAATGATAAATTAAAAGGGAAGATGGAGAAATACTGCAATCCAAGGCAATAGTTTCAGGGCATACTAAAGACTCAGTGAAAGTTGGAAAAGAAAGTTATATTTATCAGAATGggaaaatagtatatatttaaagtattacaaaattttaaaagttacttgaAATTCATTTTAGTGATCTGAACATTTCACTTATGTACATCTTTTCTTCAGCAAAGTATCAATCTCTTCTGGTAATTTCTACAGTTTTACAAATTTTttgcttgcattttattttttaatacaattagCTAACTGTAGAAAGACTCACCTACAAATCCTTAATTCTAACTGTGCCTCACaatccattttgatttaattttgtagcatttgccagtagtatttacatatttataatcatattatgtattatattttataatttacattttggggtttccctggtggttcagtggtaaagaatccacctgccaatgtaggaggcatgagttcagtccctgagttgggaagatccctggataaggaaatggcaatccacttcaatagtcttgcctgggaaatcccatggacagagaagcctggtgggtttcagtccatggggctgcgaaagagtcagacatgacctaccgactaaacagcagcaatttacatttttacttaGCATTATCAATAATATACTTCTTGGTTTCCCAAGTACTATTCATGACTTAAATACTGGATATACTATATTTCAAACTGTTTAATATGGTATTCATGGAGCTTTATAACCTATTTCtaatcacttttctttcttttttttttccatttatttttattagttggaggctaattactttacatcattacagtagtttttgtcatacattgaaatgaattagccatggatttacatgtattccccatcccagtccccccgtCTCTCCATGTATGCTCCTTGCTTTTAATAGTCACGCTAACATGACACTGAAATTTTCCACTATTTTTGGTtctaattttcaaagaaagacaattttcTGCTAATGACATTATTTCAGTTCTTAAGGTTTGGACTATTTGACACAAATCATAATATATGCACCAAAATATCTTTGAGTGTcttatcttaaaaattttaaatatcttacttTAGAATGAGAAAGCATTTAGTCTTTTACAATAGTGGGACTTAGTTCTTTGACAGAATGAATTGTGAAATATAATGAATCAATGGTTGAGAACCTACAGCTCATTAAAGAATGTGTTTTGAATAGTCTTCATTAAGTGCATCTAAATTACTCTATGACAGGAAAGCTTATCGCCACAAGTGTTAGCTCTattgtgaaaaatatatttataatcttaTCATTTAATCCCCCATGACTTTAATGGTATAAACAATCTCCTTTCTATATCAAAACATTGAAATGTTTGAACACAGCCAGCATGTTCCTTTTCAAAAATGAAGCATCCCTAGATCCTTCACTATTCCCTGTGGCGTGCTTTTCAGATCCCTCACAATTCTCCTTGTCACCCTCTGAACATACTCTGGTCTAAGGAATGAGGCAAAGCCCTAAGTAGGATTTGTGCTCCGCCTTCTGACTCAAGCAGAGTTCATGGGGCCAACCCTACATTTACTGTGTGCAGTGCGAGCTTCAAAATGTGTGCTGACAGTAGTCATGAAGACTGGGAACAAAAAAACTTAGATCCCTAGCCTCCCAGTGGTCAGCTGTTTTAACTTACACTTGACACTTATATCTCTTGGACTCCCagttttttttgtctgtttttttaatggaaataattgTCCCTGTAATGCAACTTtgttgtgaaattaaaagaaattatatctgcaaagtatTCAAAAGGATTTGGTTATGCATCAGAGCTAAGGAACTATTTTTGATTAAGCAAACTTTTTGATAAGAatcataatataatttttttttcaacacatGTCAGGAGATTTTTACAGATCCAAAAGAAGTCAGAAGTACATTATGTGATGCCTTCTCTGTTTGGGGCTCTATCATTCACAGTCATATGCATAATATGAAACTaattctcccccctcccccttccattCCATTGGCTACCTAGGGATGTTTCTAGAGGTCTTAATTTTGGCATTACATTGACGCTTGCTCACTTGAATCAGAGATTCTGACTCTCTCCAATCCTTTCCCTCATTGCATGCATTGTTTTGATGATGAACAGAGGGCGTAAGTCTTTAAGCCTCATACAATGTGAACATCAGGTGATTTCTTCTTGATTTCCTTGTCATAGTTTCAGTTACACAAGCTCAGCAGTGGCTTTGGCTGAGGGGACTCCTGGGCAGACTGGTTTGGGTGCACAGACTGACCATTCCACAGTTTAAATCTTTCTAAGGTCATAGTTTCTGCAAGAGTCAAGGCATAATGCTGGTGAAGGTTTATCTTTAATTTCCCATTTAAcaaacaaaagtttatttaaacAAAAGCCATGACTATTGTACTCACCTTTCAGAATCAGAATTGATGTTGCTGAATTCTGAAGAGAACTTTATAaagtaaatgttttctatttacttttataGTAGTTGTGCACTGAATATCTGACAATGAAAACCATTGACAGCTCCCCTTGTTTAAGGAGGATAGTTATGTTTCCTTGTTATGAAGATGTTATGAGGATGAAGCTGGGTGtctttacatgtgtgtgtgttgggaggaaAAGAAGGGCTCCCATAGAATATGAAAAATCCCCTAGGACTGTTATTGTTTGCCCCTTTGAGGAAAAGATTCTTTGATTTGTTCTCCAGAAATGACTTGTGGAAACATGTGTATCATTAATAGACATAAATAGAAGGTCCAGGTGTAACAAAAGGATCTGAGGACCCAGATGGAAGCCTTGTGCagagatttggggaaaaaaaaaaaacaaacctgctgAATAGAAAGCTGGTGGGAGATGCAATAAGAGTCAGTACCTCCAAGGCTCTAATTTTCTCTCTGTAGACTGTTGAGTTGAGGGCATGAGGTGGTGAGGAAAGAGCCCTGGAGTACTATGAGTAAGTCAGCAGAAACAGAGCACAGTCTATTGTTACTCAGAGTCTAGCCCTTGGGCTGGTTGGCCAACTGTTTATTATTAGTCCAGGATCCAATAAAGACAGGAGTTGAAGGGTACTTTTTATACCAATCTGAGAAAGTAAATTTAAGTGTATTGACTCTGGTGGCGCTGTTGCtcagtaactaagtcatgtctgaccctttgtgaccctgtgtactgcagcatgccaggcttccctgtctttcactgtctcccagagtttggtcaaattcatgtccactgagtccatgatgctatgtcaccctcttctccttttgccttcaatctttcccagcatcaaggtcttttccaatgaatcagctcttcacatcagttgcccaaagtattgaagcttcagcttcagcatcagtccttccagtgaacattcagggttgatttcctttagggctgacagttttctccagcaccacaattcgaaagcatcaattctttggccctcagccttctttattgccaagctctcaca
This sequence is a window from Odocoileus virginianus isolate 20LAN1187 ecotype Illinois chromosome 10, Ovbor_1.2, whole genome shotgun sequence. Protein-coding genes within it:
- the LOC110121724 gene encoding olfactory receptor 5P1-like, which translates into the protein MEVGNHTSVMKFILLGLTEDPTLCVIFFVLFLGIYVVILVGNITIIILIASCSQLHSPMYLFLGHLAFVDIGCSTSVTPVMIIGFLRHRLALPVAVCEAQLCSMVMFGSTDCFLLAVMAYDRYVAICLPLFYSIRISPRVCVLLVGVSYVGGCVNAWTFGSCLLTLSFCGPNQIDHFFCDFSPLLKLSCSDVSTIEIIPSISSGSILALTVSVITLSYICILNTILKMRSTEGRHKAFSTCTSHLTAVTLYYGTITFIYVMPKSSYSIGQNKVLSVFYTVVIPMLNPLIYSLRNRDVKEALRKAMARIYS